The nucleotide window AGGCTTTGATCCTGCGTCATCAGATCTACAGGGCTGCCCGGGAGTATCTGAACGCCGAAGGCTTCCTGGAAATCGAAACGCCGATCCTCACCAAATCCACACCGGAAGGGGCCAGGGATTACCTGGTCCCGAGCCGCGTGAATCCGGGCCATTTTTATGCCCTTCCTCAGTCCCCCCAGCTCTTCAAACAGATCCTGATGATCGCCGGCCTGGAACGTTACTACCAGATCGTGCGGTGCTTCCGGGATGAAGACCTCCGCGCGGACCGCCAGCCTGAATTTACTCAAATCGACATGGAACTTTCCTTCATTGATGAAGAAGATATCATGTCCATCGCCGAGGGGATGATCTCTCGGATCTTTCAGGAGACCCGAGGCCTGTCACTTAAAACACCTTTTCCGAGACTCCTTTACTCTGAGGCCCTGGACCGGTTCGGTCTGGACAAGCCGGATACCCGCTTTGACTTGGAGCTCAAGGATATCTCGGACCTGGCCTCGGAGTCCGGATTCAAGGTCTTCAAGGATGCCGCGGCCTCAGGCGGCACGGTGCGAGGCATCAGGCTCCCCGGTTGCGCGGCCTATTCCAGGAAGGAGATTGATGATCTGACGGAAGCCGTCAAGATCTTCGGGGCCAAAGGGCTGGCCTGGTTCAAGGTCGCAGAACAAGGGCTCCAATCGTCCATCACCAAGTTCTTTGAACCGGCCCTGCTTCAGAAGATATCGGACCGGCTCGAAGGCAAAGCCGGGGACCTTCTGGTCTTTGTGGCCGACCGGCCGGGCGTGGTCTTTGAGTCTCTCGGCAATCTCCGGAACAAAATGGCAAAGCAGATGAACCTGATCGATCCATCCAGACATAACTTCCTATGGGTCACGGATTTCCCGCTCCTGGAATGGGACGAAAACGAGAAGCGTTTTGCAGCCATGCACCACCCCTTTACCTCACCGTGCGAGGCCGACCTCTCCCTTCTGCAATCCGACCCTAAGAAGGTCCGAGCGAGGGCCTATGATCTGGTTTTGAACGGTTCTGAGATCGGGGGAGGGAGCATCCGGATCCACCGCAAGGAACTCCAGGAGCAGATGTTCTCTGTGATCGGGATGGAGAAAGAAGAGGCCAGGAACCGCTTCGGCTTTCTCCTGGATGCGCTCGAATACGGGGCGCCGCCTCACGGCGGGATTGCCTTCGGCCTGGACCGGATCGCCATGATCTTAAGCGGCGCTTCGTCGATCCGGGACGTCATCGCCTTTCCAAAGACCCAGAAGGCCACGTGCCTCATGACCGGAGCGCCGTCCACAGTGGATCAAAAACAACTGCGGGAACTGATGATCAGAACAGAAATGGTGGAGTAAAATATATGAAAAAACGAAGACCTCGCCGATTCCAGGTTTTGACCGCCCCGCTGGTCCTTCTATTACTGGCCGGCTGCATCCGATTCCCGGAAAGGGAGATCTCCGATGCCAAGGTCCTGATGGAAGCCGCCAAAAACTCCTGCGCAAAGGTCTATATGCCTGAAGATCTGCAAAAAGGGGAAAAGAAGCTGCTCGCGATCGATGAAGGAACCCGGGAGGAATCCCGGAAGCCTAACCGAGAACTCAAAACCCTGGCCATGGATGTACAGCATATCTCCAAGAAGATGATCAACCAGACCGCACGGATCAAAGACGACCTCTACCATCAAATCCAGCAGGAGATCGTTCTCGCCATAAAGAAGATCCATGAAGGTGAAAAGGCCGAGGCCAACCGGTATGCATTAAAGGAATACCTCATGGCTGTCCAAAGTGTACGGGAGGCAAGGGAATTCTCGCAGGACGAATGCCGTTACAAGGACGCTCTAAAAAAAGCCAGGGAGTCCGTCCGGAATGCGGAAGAGAGCCTTCAGGGGTCCCTCACCTTCAGAAAAGAGCTGGAAAAGAACCTCCCTGTTTACTATATCGTCAAGCCGGGTGAAACCTTGAAAAGCATCGCCAGAAACTCTCCGCTTTACGGGGATGAATCCTACTGGGAAGTGATCTACAAGGCCAACAGGGACCAGATCGCCGACCC belongs to Nitrospirae bacterium CG2_30_53_67 and includes:
- a CDS encoding aspartate--tRNA ligase, which translates into the protein MKRLKRNRHCGEIGLSDLGQEVTLAGWVQRRRDHGGLIFVDLRDRSGISQIVFSPEVSNEAHQLAHELRSEYVIQVKGTVRKRPEGMTNEKIGTGGIEVYVNRLEILNTSLTPPFMIEDDIDISENIRLKYRYLDLRRKPMQEALILRHQIYRAAREYLNAEGFLEIETPILTKSTPEGARDYLVPSRVNPGHFYALPQSPQLFKQILMIAGLERYYQIVRCFRDEDLRADRQPEFTQIDMELSFIDEEDIMSIAEGMISRIFQETRGLSLKTPFPRLLYSEALDRFGLDKPDTRFDLELKDISDLASESGFKVFKDAAASGGTVRGIRLPGCAAYSRKEIDDLTEAVKIFGAKGLAWFKVAEQGLQSSITKFFEPALLQKISDRLEGKAGDLLVFVADRPGVVFESLGNLRNKMAKQMNLIDPSRHNFLWVTDFPLLEWDENEKRFAAMHHPFTSPCEADLSLLQSDPKKVRARAYDLVLNGSEIGGGSIRIHRKELQEQMFSVIGMEKEEARNRFGFLLDALEYGAPPHGGIAFGLDRIAMILSGASSIRDVIAFPKTQKATCLMTGAPSTVDQKQLRELMIRTEMVE